The following coding sequences lie in one Kamptonema formosum PCC 6407 genomic window:
- the ldpA gene encoding circadian clock protein LdpA, with the protein MIDRYHPLNSLQDGHWFKLICGASYQHLPAVRNLTLAYTLAGADCIDVAADPAAIAAARSALQVSSYLGTEARTRNFGFQGLPLLMVSLNDGEDPHFRKAEFNPAHCPTDCWRPCEKVCPAVAIVFEDSGAEFSGVLDQRCYGCGRCLPICPSQLIFTRSYVSAPAAIAPLVLQAGADAIEIHTQIGREKDFARLWSSISPHISQLQLIAISCPDGEGLIDYLRTLYNIVSPLPCPLIWQTDGRPMSGDIGAGATRAAIKLGEKVLAAKLPGYVQLAGGTNDRTVSKLKAAGLVNVRLPTFDLESGNTESAPESVNQIHNPKPQIPNSKTYIAGVAYGSYARVLLSPILEQLETRQIERAKAIPGKNAPPALTAQIPLAATLEAEPNLLWQAVSLAHSLVSQIKGIG; encoded by the coding sequence GTGATAGATCGCTACCATCCTCTAAATTCACTGCAAGACGGCCACTGGTTCAAATTGATTTGCGGAGCCAGTTACCAACATTTGCCTGCGGTTCGGAATCTAACCTTGGCTTACACCCTAGCGGGCGCTGACTGTATCGACGTGGCCGCAGACCCCGCCGCGATCGCAGCGGCGCGATCGGCCCTACAAGTGTCCTCCTATCTAGGAACCGAGGCCCGCACCCGAAATTTTGGGTTTCAAGGTTTACCCCTGCTAATGGTGAGCTTAAACGATGGCGAAGACCCGCATTTTCGCAAAGCCGAATTCAACCCAGCTCATTGTCCCACGGATTGCTGGCGGCCCTGTGAAAAAGTTTGTCCGGCCGTTGCCATTGTCTTTGAAGATAGTGGCGCGGAGTTCTCAGGCGTTCTTGACCAGCGATGCTATGGTTGCGGTCGATGTCTCCCGATTTGCCCCAGCCAGCTAATTTTCACTCGTTCTTACGTATCCGCACCCGCTGCGATCGCGCCTTTAGTGTTGCAAGCCGGTGCAGACGCAATAGAAATTCACACTCAAATAGGGAGAGAAAAAGACTTTGCGCGGCTCTGGTCTAGCATATCCCCCCATATCTCCCAACTCCAACTGATCGCCATTAGCTGCCCCGACGGAGAAGGTTTAATCGACTACCTACGGACACTCTATAACATAGTTTCCCCCCTTCCTTGTCCCCTAATTTGGCAAACTGATGGTCGGCCAATGAGCGGAGACATTGGGGCAGGAGCGACTAGAGCCGCCATTAAACTCGGCGAGAAAGTATTAGCAGCTAAATTACCAGGATACGTACAACTTGCAGGCGGAACGAACGATCGCACCGTTAGCAAATTAAAAGCTGCTGGACTCGTGAATGTGAGATTGCCGACTTTCGATTTGGAATCGGGAAATACAGAATCAGCTCCAGAATCTGTAAACCAAATTCACAATCCCAAACCCCAAATCCCCAATTCCAAAACCTACATTGCAGGTGTAGCTTACGGTAGTTATGCCCGCGTCTTGCTGTCACCAATCTTGGAACAGTTAGAAACAAGGCAAATAGAAAGAGCCAAGGCTATTCCTGGCAAGAACGCACCGCCAGCCCTCACAGCTCAAATACCTCTTGCAGCTACGCTCGAAGCCGAACCCAACCTGCTCTGGCAAGCTGTAAGTTTAGCTCATTCCTTAGTTTCACAAATTAAGGGAATTGGTTAA